The DNA segment TCGGACCTTCGCCAGTCAACAAAACTACGCCAACCGACGAATCTTCAGAAACGTGGTAAAATGCATCATATAATTCTGAGGTTGTTTTCGGACGAAAGGCATTACGCACTTCCGGCCTGTTAAAAGCAATTCTTGCGACGCCACCCTTTTTCTGGTACGTAATATCTTCGTATTCTTTGACGGTTTTCCAGTCTGTCATCTTCTGTAAAATTTTGCGTAAAGATAGGTAATTTTAGGAGGCTGTTCCAAATGAAAAAGAGTCTAAATTAGCTAAAATTAGACGGTTTGTTAGATCGTGAAGAGTTGATAATTTATAGACAGTACCGCGCTTTCTCTTACAGTTTTTGTAATTCTGCCGACTAAACCAATGGTACATCAGTAAAGATTTCACTGCAAAAAAGGAATGTATTTCCAGATTGCAAATGAATACCATAAAAACATTGATTCAATGGAGGGTAAAAGATAAAATCGTTTTATATTTCAACAACTTTCAAAAGAAAATGATTTAATTAGGGCAAATATTTTCCTACAATGTCTCGCTGATTTACTTCAAAAAATAACTTCGCTTAATAGAAACTTAATCAAGACTCATTACCATCAGATAAAAATTCATCTTCAGAAATATCATCGTTCTCTTGAAGTATTTTCTCCGCAGCGTCGAAATCTCGCTCGCTTACCAATAAATAATAGTTTTGTGACATAGGAAATACCGCAATATTGTTTACATATTCATTTTTTACGTAGCTGGGGATTTCGCGAGAAGCGAGTTTCGTTTTGGCTACCTCGATTTCATATAAGTAAGAAGATTGGAAAATAGCAACTAGTTCTGACATGTTTTCTTTTTGTGAAGTTACTTATTTTTTGTCAAAATTATAGAGAAAATATAAAGCTTTTATAAGAAAGACCTAAGAACTTCCAGCCCCGGTTGAAGCAATTGTTTGAGCTCTTTTTTCTTTTCCAAGGGTTATTTCGGAAGGCGAAGAAAAAAAGCGAGTGCGGAAAACGGGTACATCCTCGAATTTCCACACTCACTTGTAGCTTCTAAAAAGAATTATTTTTTAAATTTTTCTCAGCTCATTTTCTTTCTGTTAATAAACCAATAAACGGGTACTCCAAGTAGAATCAGGATAAAACCAGGCCAAGTATATTGAGGTTTAAAGATGATTAAGAGCACACAGAATGCGGTGCCGATTAATAAATAAATGATGGGTGTAATTGGATACAACCAGGTTTTGTAAGGTCGTTCTAACGCAGGCTTTTTGATTCTCATATAGATCACTCCAAAGACGGTTACCATGTAGAATAGAACAATAATGAATGAAATCATATCCAGTAAATCTCCATACTGACCTGACAAAGCAAGTATGCAAGCCCAACCTCCTTGCATCCAAAGCGATTTTCCGGGGACATTATTAACGTTATTTTCAGCGGCCGATTTAAAAAAGAGTCCGTCTTTTGCCATCGTTTGAAAAACTCTGGCCCCAGCTAACACTAATCCATTAATACATCCAAAAGTGGAAATCATTACTAAGATTGCCATGATGATGGTTCCTGTACTTCCGAAAATAACCTCCGAAGCAGCGACCGCTGGACGATTATTATCTGCAAAAGCAATTCCGTTACGATCCAAAGCATGTAGATAAACGAAGTTCACCAAGAGATATAAAGTCATCACTACGATGGTTCCCAGAACCATCGCTTTTACCACATTCTTCTTAGGATTTTCGATTTCACCTGACATAAATGTTACGTTCTCCCAAGCAACCGAACTAAATACAGAGCCAACCATAGCAGCAGCAATACCTCCTAAAAGCGTAATACTTCCGATGGATTTCCAGCCCGTTGGTTCCAAAGTATTGCCAACATCATTCCCAAAATCTTGATAAGCATTCCAACCAAAACTCATATTTTCTGCCCAATTTGAATTTTTAACGATAATAACTCCAAACACAATTATTGCCAATAAAGCGATAACTTTAGATGAAGTGAAAACATCCTGTAGAATTTTTCCATTCTTTAATCCGCGCGAGTTGATATAAGTAAGTAATAATATAATACCAATCGCTAAAATCTGAATCCAGGTAATTTTAAATCCTCCGTTCTGAAAAATGGGCGCCGAATCGTTTAAAGCGGGAACTAAATAGGCGGTAAACTTTCCAAAAGCCATTGCCACCGCGGCGATTGTCCCCGTTTGAATTACAGTAAATAAACCCCAACCATAAAGAAACCCGGACATTTTTCCGAATATTTCTGTAATATAAGTGTACTGACCACCAGCTTTCGGAAACATAGAGGAGAGTTCCCCATATGATATAGCTGCTGCGATCGTCATGATGGCAGTAATCACCCATACTGCAATAAGCCAGTAGCCAGAACCTAAGTTCCGCATCATATCGGAACTCACTATAAAAATTCCGCTACCAATCATAGAGCCCATAACAAGCATGGTTGCATCCCAAAGTTTGAGTTTTTTATTCATAAGAAATCTAATAAGTATTATTCTATATTTTATCTTTTCTAAAATTATAATTTGAACTAAGAGATTTACGAATAAATTTCTATTCAATTTTGAAAGAGGTAAATATATAAATTTTCTTCAATGAATTTTCAAAATTATTCTTAACAAAACAGCATAGTTTCTGTTTCACTGAGAGTAAAGTAATCAGAGAATCAAATAATTTTATATTTTTGTAAAAATTTACGCAATGAAAAAATTAGCAATTTTAATAACCATTATACTTTCGACAGTGATCTTCGCGCAAGCCACAGAATCGAAGAAAGTGGGCCCACCAGCCGGAAATGCCTTAGTTGGGGATTTTTATGGTTCACCTATCTCGTCTAAAGTCGAAAAAAGTGCAATTTCAACTAAAAAACTGGATCAAAAATTAAAGAAATCCGGAAAGGCAGAAAATGTAGTTGTGAAAGGAAAAGTAACTGAAGTATGTGAAAAGAAAGGTTGTTGGATGACCCTGGAAACAGATAATAATGAAAAGTTTTTTGTGAAAATGAAAGATTATGCATTTTTCGTTCCTACAGCGCTGGTAGGAAAAACAGTTATTCTTGAAGGAAATGCAGAAACTAAAACGATTTCGGTGGACGAACAGAAACATTATGCTGAAGACGCAAAAAAGTCACAAGCAGAAATAGATGCGATCAACAAGACTCAAGATGAAACAAGATTTATCGCCAACGGAATAAAAGTGGTCAATTAAAAGATTCAATCAAATACATAAAGCCGTCACAATCGTAATTGGAACGGCTTTTTTTAGGTCTTAACGTCGGGCTCCTTCAAGAATATCGAATACGCAGAGAGTTATTTAAAACGTTGAAACAATTTTTTTATTCTATCATAAAATCAACTTCAGCGTCTAATTTGGGAAATTTTCTATTGCAAAAGAATTTTTTTCCTGTACAGTCTATTTCTTTCCAACCTTTCTTATTGCCCACATCACCAACTTCTACAATAATTGGGGTGAATGTAATGTCTTCGTCACCAGGTTTTAACTCTTCCCTGTATTGAACTGCAATATCCAAAATACACTCAAAATCAGTGTTCAATTTTATATTTCTATAAATAAGATCGAAGTGTGTTTCTTTATTTTCCGGTATTTCAGCATACAGTTCCCAACCATTTGTTGATCCTGCCAATTCACTCATTATTTTCAATGACTCATACAGAGCCAAGGTGTAATATTTACGAGTTTCCTTTCTCTTATAATCATTTGGGAAATGGCCTCCTTCAAATAAAATCGTAGGAAGTCCCGCTATCGTTAAGTTATCACCTACTGAATTCGGATAAAATTCATCGGAATATCGTCCAATCTGGTTCGGCAAAACCCTACTTAATTTACGGTAAATACCGGCAATTACTGCTTTGGTTTTCTTTCTCGTTTCGGTAATACTTCGCTCCATATTTTCCGCTGGTGCAAGAAATGATAATGTAGCAGGATGAACTCCGTCCGTCGTAAAAATGGTCCTTTGTTCATGAAGATTTAATGCATAATCATAAGAAGCTCCCTTTAATACGTTTTTAAAGATTGCCAACTCTTTACTGGAATTTTTAATAAAATCTCGATTAAGATCAATATCGATCGCATTTCTCCGGGTCCATTTCTCAGCCCCATCAGGATTAAGCATAAATATAAAATCCATACTAATTTTTGAAAAAAGCACTTGTTCTAAATGTGGCTGATTTTTAAAGATAGCCAGTAAATCAAGCATCGCGTGGGTGGAATTTGATTCGTTACCATGCATTTGTGACCAGGCTAGAATTTTAATCTTCCCATTTCCTAAGGTCATTTTATAAATTGGTT comes from the Chryseobacterium sp. SNU WT5 genome and includes:
- a CDS encoding putative signal transducing protein, which gives rise to MSELVAIFQSSYLYEIEVAKTKLASREIPSYVKNEYVNNIAVFPMSQNYYLLVSERDFDAAEKILQENDDISEDEFLSDGNES
- a CDS encoding APC family permease produces the protein MNKKLKLWDATMLVMGSMIGSGIFIVSSDMMRNLGSGYWLIAVWVITAIMTIAAAISYGELSSMFPKAGGQYTYITEIFGKMSGFLYGWGLFTVIQTGTIAAVAMAFGKFTAYLVPALNDSAPIFQNGGFKITWIQILAIGIILLLTYINSRGLKNGKILQDVFTSSKVIALLAIIVFGVIIVKNSNWAENMSFGWNAYQDFGNDVGNTLEPTGWKSIGSITLLGGIAAAMVGSVFSSVAWENVTFMSGEIENPKKNVVKAMVLGTIVVMTLYLLVNFVYLHALDRNGIAFADNNRPAVAASEVIFGSTGTIIMAILVMISTFGCINGLVLAGARVFQTMAKDGLFFKSAAENNVNNVPGKSLWMQGGWACILALSGQYGDLLDMISFIIVLFYMVTVFGVIYMRIKKPALERPYKTWLYPITPIIYLLIGTAFCVLLIIFKPQYTWPGFILILLGVPVYWFINRKKMS
- a CDS encoding DUF4920 domain-containing protein — its product is MKKLAILITIILSTVIFAQATESKKVGPPAGNALVGDFYGSPISSKVEKSAISTKKLDQKLKKSGKAENVVVKGKVTEVCEKKGCWMTLETDNNEKFFVKMKDYAFFVPTALVGKTVILEGNAETKTISVDEQKHYAEDAKKSQAEIDAINKTQDETRFIANGIKVVN
- a CDS encoding M14 family zinc carboxypeptidase — translated: MSEEVNYIRNPDFSNRYISPEKLFKYLQTNYADSVMKVGTSYLGKPIYKMTLGNGKIKILAWSQMHGNESNSTHAMLDLLAIFKNQPHLEQVLFSKISMDFIFMLNPDGAEKWTRRNAIDIDLNRDFIKNSSKELAIFKNVLKGASYDYALNLHEQRTIFTTDGVHPATLSFLAPAENMERSITETRKKTKAVIAGIYRKLSRVLPNQIGRYSDEFYPNSVGDNLTIAGLPTILFEGGHFPNDYKRKETRKYYTLALYESLKIMSELAGSTNGWELYAEIPENKETHFDLIYRNIKLNTDFECILDIAVQYREELKPGDEDITFTPIIVEVGDVGNKKGWKEIDCTGKKFFCNRKFPKLDAEVDFMIE